actttgcttagacttcagttaagaggggcctctccgtcactcgctccatacaaacggagttccaatttcatttaaatattaagcaaccaaagtccatgaaattttgcagatacattctagaaactaatatctatgcctgtggttttccagatttctgttaaaatattcggtttcaaagttacgcgatcttaaaaattcacatacaaatctttgagccactgtaattttaaaactacatattgttagaaaaatctaaaacaccacaggcacagatattagtttctagaatatgtctgcaaaatttcatggactttggttgcttaatattcaaatgaaattggaactacgattgtatggagtaagtgacggagagagccctgttaaaacgatATAGATTaaatgccagcggtataacgctgtctcaacAGTGTCTggagtctgagcaaagtcaaagtgcggtctatagatctcaacctaaatGAGGCAGATGAACGGTTTCATTGCGTGTTTAATCATGTCTTACCTAGTTCTCTTACTTTTTTTACGCCTTTTAGTGTACTGTGAAGTATAATCATATACGGTCGGCATTGTATCAGTGTCATTTTCAATACTTTCAGCCATTTCAATAGTATCGTAAATGTCAGTAGAATTAACAGAACCAACCACAGGTTGTGTGGATGCATCTGATATATTTCTTTTTTCAGAGCTTTTGGGAGACTCTGTTTCAATATCAATTGTCATTACGAGGCCCTCATCTCTATTCTCATCTTCACTCGAGTATTGCGAGCCGTATTCTTTGTCATGTTTCGTCGCGTCACTATTTTCAGTATCTACATTTGTTACAATGAAAGGAAATGCAATTTCTTTACCTTCGACGTAAGTTTGCgaaattctatatttttttaaatcttcgtTGGTGTAAACTTCAGTGTTTGTCATAGTTGGTATTTCTATTGACGATCTTCCCGATAAATTGCCGATTGCAGCGGAGTAGCTAAATGATCTTTCAAAAGCGCGCCCCTTACTTTCTCTCCTTTCGTATTGGACGTTATCCATTTTTACGCTATTTTTCACACAACACCACTGTGTTAGAATTCTTttgtttacttaattatttcattttcaaagtgTAACTAACCCATGTGATTGCAAATTGTTATCAGATATACCTGAGGACTTTATCAAAGAATAGtttcatttatttgatttgttgatattttaattgGCGATGCAACCTAAATATTTATCACTactttcacttttatattatattgttttatgGTTTCTAATTATTTTGCGATACCTGgctcaaaaattaaaatttaagtatatattttcaAAGAGTCGTGTTACAACTAAGTGAAGTTATCTACGTTCCGTCAAGATAACACCTTTATCCAATAAGATAACGAATATTTTGTTGATAAAGCGATGTTTGGATCAATACCCATGGCCTAGAATCTAAGTTTACACAGACTTCACAAATAACCACATTTCTTATTGGTTTAGTATGAATTTTGCAAACCTCACTGTGCATCGATGTAATATTACTTCATCGATTGTGTTGATACAGTTTATGTAATACTTGATGTAATACATTAGCATTACAAAAAAAAGCCTAAGTTGAAAGGCAGTTCATCTCATACTTTTATGAGAATCTAATAGATAGGATCCCATGATCGTATTAAATAATATGGATCCATGTCTATATTTAATTTAAGCATAATATAACTACATGATATCTTTTCTTTTATGCTTTatctaaatcataatattaaaaaaaaactcatttttatatttagatgtTTTTAATAATCACTTTTCTATTAACAATAATACTGATGTGCATAAAATTAGTACAGTTCTTCTATTCCCAAATAgttcttaatttttaaaacattcaGATCTTTTTATCTTTTCTCTTAAAAGATGAGGTCCTCTCAATCTGGAAAGTGGAAACTCTGTCGCTGAAACTTCCAGGAGTGCCGGGTGGTTCCAGTTTTTCTTTTGGTGAACCACCTGATaatctgaaaaatattttgaaaatcgtaAAAATGATAAAACTTCCTACAATACAAAAGAATTTTGGgccctaaattaaatttagaacttcttcaattaatacaattttataacTGCGTTATgatatgttaataatattaatgcacgctgtgactgcccgtaagtggagttgcataagagcaatagaaagtaaggaacaacatgtataatttaaatgtgtaactcaGTGGGCGgaactatagtaaataaataaataaataaatgatatgtTAATTCAGGACGATTCAGCtttgaataatgtttttaataaagACATTTCGTACCACCTTGGTTGATACGCTAGAGCCTTTTAGAACTGTGAAGGattatatgtattttgtttttatacctGTATAGTTCATGGGCACTGCAGTTAGGCGTATCTACTGGCTCTATGATGTCTAACTTCGAGTGATCTATCACGTACTTTTGTCTGTGTTTGTCATacctggaaaaataaataaagaagttGTACCTACATCATCGGTTTGGTTTTAGGCGCTACGTCTTTTATGTAATTTGTAGTGAGCAATTATACTCACATTACTAAgacatattaagtatatttaaacTTAAAAGCATTTAACGATCTAATTACAATATGGTAAATAATGACACATTGAAAATTGAAGATATCCCTGGGAATAACCTTAGAGGCTATCTTAGTAGCAAAGCTTCAATGGGATACTCAAAAATCTTGCTGATAAGCTTAAGTGCGCTGTTACAAAAATCGACAGTTAGTTAACTGATGTGGAAATTGCAAAAATTGTTGATTTTAATGAAACTATTTTTGATATCGGATGAGTACCTACTGCTTCggagattacctcctacatccaaacttacaaattaTATTGTTAGTGTAGACTACATAATTTTCGTTAGACAAAACATTTCTAGTTACAAAAATTCGTTAATTTAAACCACAGGCACTCTAGAATTCGAAATAGACTCGTGATCTTAGGTCCCAAGTCCAAATGTTTGTAGTGAGAATGATAAAATTCACTTTGGTTTATAACTAACACAAGTTTAAAAGTATGCTCTTGAAAAGCTCACTCGCCCCAGCAATGCGCACGATTACTGATAGAATTTTGGAAAAGAGCAatcgtcgagtttcttgctggttcacGGTAAGAAGGGCAttgcgaaccagtggtagattcacttcaaaatttaaaagcatttttaacaatgaaaaattaaaaataataattatcagaAAAATTTGAAGGTAAAATAGAATGCCCTAAGTTTCTTGGTCACTTCATAGGTCCAATTACTTATTAGATTACTCTACTGACTACTATGCCACTCTACAACAatctactatattatattattatggtttttAATTTCAAGTACATTACAACTGGCGGGAAACGATGACCCCAAACAACTTCTTTCGGTAGATAGGAGGTTTGACTTTGAGTAAAGGTTCCCATCGAGGCAGATGCGCCTTTCAAGCTTACTGTGATCTCGAAACTGGAATGAATTGAAAAGAGTTTCGTAAGTAAACTATCATATTAAAcctagtaagtacataataatattgcacCTTGTGTTTTGCTTGATAATATACGAAAATAAACCGGTCAAAtccgagcctgactcgcacaccaaggggtccgtaccatcatacaagatacaTATAccacttttatgtagaatactgcaaattaataacggacagcgccatctatatgtgattaagttcactaattattttttcatgaacacattttaatgcaCACGTCGATGCTGCGCCAGGTCCTCGCCTCAAACCTCTCACTGAAGACCAAGCTCCGAATCTACGGAGCCTATGTCCGCTCAAGGTTGACGTACGCGGCCCCAGCCTGGTACTCACTCTGTTCGGAGTACCAGAGACGCCGCCTACAGGTCCAGCAAAACAAGTGCCTGCGCCTAATCGTGGAAGCTCCGAGGTACGTGAGGAATGACGTCATCCATCGCGACCTCAAGACgcccaccgtggaggagtacgtccGCACACTCGCGCGGCGCATGTTTGCGCGCGCGGACAACGGACCGTACGAACACCTCCACGGCATCGCTCCACTTATCCCTCGACCGCCGACCGGACGTCAACTACCTCGTGAGCTCCTGCGATCGCCATCCCCGGCGCGGCACGCAGCCGACCTAAGTGACGACGACTACGACGACGCAAGATCCACCGGATATGACCCCGTCTCCGCGCTCGACAGCGAACTCTAGCCGCCGTCGCGCGGAGACCAATCCCGGACTAACAACACCGGATATACTAAGAAGTCCACTAGGGCCGtaagccaagatggcgggccctagccggtgaaatcccggctaaaagaTCACCACCAGGGTACAAtgttgccctgcgcctcacccgggtaaggaggccatgcctcgaggcccgtacccccgcttggccgttccgaccaaacggagaagacccgcactactacacattttaattatttttgtgtgaCAAATTCTTTCGGATTTttccatttacttgtgctataatataacttacctacctaccaaatttcatgattctaattcaacgggaagtaccctataggttttcgtaGCTTACTTAAGTGCTAATAATAGTTAACTAACCTGTTTTCAGTAATATTACGAGGAGATAATCGGTATAAAGGGCTGGTGGCATCGATCTCATGTACCAGGACAACAGGCCAGAGCAGGAATTGCCGTTGTTGGAGAGGCAGACTACGTGCATAATAGCGGATTACTTCGCTctcttttgtcctggaaaagtTTTACAAATACTGTTATTAGgaaaggcaaaaaaaaaaaaatcataccatcgtattttttgttttgcgatgtaaccacgaattcgctGTTTtcggttataacttataacacaTCACTACCTGCCTTtaattattctaggtcaacaggaaataGGAACCCTATAAGTTTCGGGACTGTACTTACGACGGATAGACAGATTTcgggttcctttttcctcttgagatatggaaccctaaaaatgcagacATTTAAGATCAACACAGACAAATTCGAAAAAAAATCGTGATTATCGTGGCAACATTGGTGGCAGGCACACAGGAATACAAAGAAACTACCTTGTATTTcctatttaaatatatctaACTAGTACAATAAAAGAGGTAGCTTTCACTAACGTACTTCGGTTATGGTACTTCAATAGATTACTTACCTGTGCGTATTGACGAAGTGAGCTGTGAATTCAGAGCTAATTATATGGTCATAGTTAAGATCCCATGCTCTGATCATCAGGCACAGGCGGCCATCACGCATAcagatctaaaaaaaaaaacataaggtaggtacatgttcTTCTCATTGCCAAGGTACAAGTTAGATCCAGGCATAatgaagcggtgatagcctagtggttaagatgtcggcctcctTTTTGGTACAttgggggttcaatcccgggtgcccacttctaacttttcggagttatgtgcgttttaagcaattaaagtagctttaatggtgaaggaaaaaatcattgtgaggaaacttgcatgcttgagagttctccatgtcctcaaaggtctgtgaagtcCGTCAattcgcacttagccagcggGGTGGGCTATAGCCAAACCTTATTCCATTTttggagacccgtgctcggtagtgagccagcgatgagttgatgacgTTGATGAGTTCCTAACAAGTGACAAAATattgtttaactgatttattgaataataaaaataatgaaaaggaGTGAAACGCTTTACACTTACAACGGCTTTTTTGCTGAAACCAACGCCATCTCTTGACAGCTTTTCCGGGCGCGTCAGTTTTGCATAAACCACGCAAGTCAGCACTCCTGACAATCCGGTGCCGAGTATcagctaaaataaataaacaatattgtATCAGATATATATTGAGAGTACGAATAATAAGTATCAGAGATAGGTATATTGAGACTTGAGAGTATGTTAACTTTTCGCGGCGCAACTGCTGGACTGATCTTGATGCAATTTCgccacagagatagcttgcacgcGATTCAAGAAAAGGTTCGcacggattttttaaaactctgAACCCACGCGGACTAAAGCTAAGCAAGTTAGcttagttatttaataagtaagtaaaagttTTAATACAAGCTAATGCCCATGATATatttcacgtggatttaggttattaaaaatcttgtgaaaactttaattttctggtataaaagtagcctaagtatgtcactcttcagatctttaactacttatacgagtaagtatatatccttgcaaaaaatcaagtcaatTTATTGCGCCGCTATGCCGTGATTAAGGACAtaccaacagacagacacacttccgcatttataataatgggtagtgatttatTTACCTGCATAATGAACAGAAATATTGATTCAGGACATTCTTCGTCTATGGCACGATCTCCGAATCCGATTGTTGTCTGAAAAATAGTATTAAACAtttaaagtataatattttaatctcataaaattatataaaccGTGTCCAGTAACCAAACTTGAAgctaatcacacttaatattataaaggagaaagtttgtatgtgtgtgtgtgtgtgtgtgtgtgtgtgtgtatgtttgttactccttcacgcaaaagctactggacggattgggctgaaatttagaatggagatagattataccctggattagcacataggctactttttatcccggaaaatcaaagagttcccacgggaattttaaaaaacctacatccacgcgaacgaagtcgcgggtatcagctagttaaatataattaattaacgaaTTAATTTTTAAGACTATTTATTATGTTTCACCTGATAATATCATCACTGTATTGTTGAATTCCTGGGAGAAAATTGCAGGAAAACGAACTTATTAACATGGTTAATATAAGGAGTACAAAAAAGTGCTGCAGCATGATTCAATAATGACTGAGCAATTGATCAATCAACATTTTGATTGAGATCCGTCACTTTAcagcattaacagggctctctccgtcactcgtttcatacaatcgtagttccaatttcacttgaatattaagcaaccaaagtccatgaaattttgcagacatattctagaaactaatatctgtgtctgtggtgttttagatttttctaaaaatatgtagttttaaaattacaggggttcaaagatttgtatgaaaatttttaagaccgcgtaactttgaaatcgaatattttaacagaaatctggaaaaccacagacatagatattagtttctagaatatgtctgcaaaatttcatggactttggttacttaatattcaaatgaaattggaactacgattgtatgaaacgagtgacggagagagccctcttaagcacaAAGCGAGCAGTTTACGAGTAACTGGGTGCTTAATGGTATAATCATGCACATCTACTCATGTGATGCTGTTATAAAGCTGAAGATGATAcgactataggtacctacatattattatattgtacatTTAGTCTGGCACTAAGGTGACTTCATTGTGTACCTACAGCAGATTTTTTCAGACGAGATTTGTATTTCAGTTTTTATAGTAGCAATTCTTatgaacataaaaataaacacaagGCGTCTTTGACCTTTCTGACGAACGAAGTGGTGAGCGCTATGCTCTTTTTAGAGGGaaatcccgggttcgattcccggccgaagaaatttggaattttatactTTCTAAATTTTTAAGAGCTAACTTAaacctgaataaaaaaaaattaaaagaaaaaaggaatggCTTACACACCACAACCACATTCCGTCTACCTAGAAGATTATAAACACTTATGGAAACACTTTGCTTTCCATAACTATAttgtttgaaaaccataaagcAATAGATACTGGGAAAATAGCGACACGGGTGATTTTAATAGTAATGAATCAATATTTGTAAAATACCCTGAAGAACTAGAAGAAAAATATACTTCACTAATTTATAAGTTTATGCATTCCAATAATTGGTCATTTGAGAGAAGAAATTGGAATGATTGGTCAATCAAAAGCGATTGCCCAAATTTTCTTAATTGGTAACAACCGCGTCGGTCTTACTGATCTAGATTGTAACTAATGAGTATAGGAAATTATGGATTGTTCAATTTTATTGCCACAAAAGTGGCTCTATAACCAGGGTCGGTAATATATGTTGGTTTGTTAgaagccattttgtattttaatgaTTAAATGGATATATTTGATACAATTTTTTCGTTGATAAAAGAAGAAGCAAAATTTCATCTTGATAAGAGATACCTCTAAAGACAATCTAAAAGATTATTTTAAACTCCACAGTCAATATTGGAATTATTTAGCGTTATTAGCTCTGACGATAGCCTAATAACTTTATGTTGGTAGTAACCAAGTACTTAGTAACAGTAAAAAAATCGCTGGTCTTTTTTATTTTGCACCATTTAAGAGACGTGAACATGAATGACACGTTCCATTGCATTGTTATCATTATCTCGTCATATTGCTTGGCACGCTCCGCTATATTTAGTCTACAAAATTGAACACATGACCGAAGTAATGTATATCTCCTTCTAGTTCTTTTCCGATGTGGTATAATGTTCTTGACATCATAAATATTAGTAGAACTATGAATTTTGATCACAAATGGAGCTACAAAAAATTAAAGCGTTAAAGCATAAGTCGTAGACGCTGTAATTTTCGATGTGATGCATACCGagaaaaatccatactatccattcctacatactaatattataaatgcgaaagtgtgtctgtctgtctgtctgctcgcttttcacggcccgacagttTAAGCAATTGTGATAAAAGGTATGTACAGAGTAAGCTAACATTCCGGAGTAacacaggttactttttatccggaaaatctttgtttccacgggattcttcgaatcccatccgtttaaccgatttatttgaaatttggtacacaggtaacttgcatcctggacacaagtaactttttaacccggaaaatgaaagagtttccacgagacttataaaaaatctttagccacgcggacgaagtcgcgggcattatttagTGTAGAATagtaaaaaggaaaaaggaCCTGTGCTTCAACAGAAGCAAGAAAGATGGTAACAAAGTCCTTGCCGCCGGTGACGCAGGAGTGCTGCGGTGGTTCCGGTTCGAAGTCGTAATGC
The window above is part of the Maniola jurtina chromosome 5, ilManJurt1.1, whole genome shotgun sequence genome. Proteins encoded here:
- the LOC123865698 gene encoding ATP-sensitive inward rectifier potassium channel 11-like isoform X1, which translates into the protein MDNETPNDLEFEQINQLYEECLHYLETVKSDNFMYEDEVKQDEDPDPGYETIAEIKEKIQNKDINSIYAVPKSKSLDLVPNIDFKVENEMFSSGSITSISNVIKSERLRRLSQQLPKIIITQSNTSLSIRKGENEKILLNHIHVGEKTKKKIENHKIIPPKPMKKCESIKRTEPALRYKAYGDFPKRLVSKNGTENVALISNVPFEKIRLMNDTFHTLINLRWRWIVIGTVIVHFTIWLVFAVFWYITALAHYDFEPEPPQHSCVTGGKDFVTIFLASVEAQTTIGFGDRAIDEECPESIFLFIMQLILGTGLSGVLTCVVYAKLTRPEKLSRDGVGFSKKAVICMRDGRLCLMIRAWDLNYDHIISSEFTAHFVNTHRTKESEVIRYYARSLPLQQRQFLLWPVVLVHEIDATSPLYRLSPRNITENSFEITVSLKGASASMGTFTQSQTSYLPKEVVWGHRFPPVVMYDKHRQKYVIDHSKLDIIEPVDTPNCSAHELYRLSGGSPKEKLEPPGTPGSFSDRVSTFQIERTSSFKRKDKKI